From Drosophila suzukii chromosome 2R, CBGP_Dsuzu_IsoJpt1.0, whole genome shotgun sequence, a single genomic window includes:
- the LOC108008965 gene encoding uncharacterized protein has product MIGLIMPLAATAIPISAILFVTGTFLFKGFLNIRSRYDARVNCWFCNGNARVPYADRNSWTCPKCEQYNGFTKDGDYNRDMTSQRDCSLGSQKNSSHGSSSICANSYYQDVLASNPPEPKNGLCDQCNEAQRLKVEKLSQFEPKNESRFDQELKVYRERLEKQFRLCSSCERHVNKVLHEKKKMVLSSKFLNYIIKGASLLKQPHFNRLATAQKQNKLQRYRALMTILTVVNIICLLCRLPNGTANQFTTFLGKFVGLGLFYAYSHVLAFIRVLTSAVGIFLEQQETTAKLLLYCRTFGKLLLYSVGLSHQQVQQATFASCFIGVYPYAMLALSFLHKINDGLKFTRFTIALLLWSAYATGIELLAPHIDGISFILLGSVFTLVLLITNQSNLLSQTSHNESACESFHRLCADECDEETLSMLSQQLSGCSNTSTGNMSLASASVCHSPAPTISPRSIQPPASLLSLDSLHLSKQRMEQQAWSSNYGGASTVVTPQVQHPLMFQQKPMRPMESQWYRPGYGNMAQNQAFTRSTHNLLMPSRLPVISRNVGGADVSAWVAANQSINQDLSTASLMRHYAEKQQQLSRTSSQSSGFESQPRPETQWGTAAPTIRDYGWSDNRGSLRNLAAPPLASPTPTVAHSEFQYSRTNVPQQQPTIQPGDLLRKWIEGSSKATQPIH; this is encoded by the exons ATGATAGGCCTAATAATGCCACTGGCGGCGACGGCCATACCCATTAGTGCCATTCTTTTTGTAACCGGCACGTTTCTGTTCAAGGGATTCCTCAATATACG TTCCCGATACGATGCCCGCGTGAACTGTTGGTTCTGCAATGGCAACGCACGGGTGCCCTACGCGGATCGCAATAGTTGGACCTGCCCCAAGTGCGAGCAGTATAATGGATTCACCAAGGACGGGGACTACAACCGGGACATGACCTcgcagcgggactgcagcctTGGCTCCCAGAAGAACAGCTCCCACGGCAGCTCGAGCATCTGTGCTAACTCCTATTACCAGGACGTCCTGGCCTCGAATCCTCCAGAACCAAAAAATGGACTGTGCGACCAGTGCAACGAGGCGCAGCGTCTGAAGGTCGAGAAGCTGTCGCAGTTCGAGCCCAAGAATGAGTCGCGATTCGACCAGGAACTGAAGGTTTACAG AGAACGACTGGAGAAGCAGTTCCGCCTGTGCAGCAGCTGCGAACGGCACGTGAACAAAGTCCTGCACGAGAAGAAGAAGATGGTGTTGAGCTCCAAGTTCCTAAACTACATCATCAAGGGGGCATCGCTGCTCAAGCAGCCGCATTTCAATCGCTTGGCCACTGCCCAAAAGCAGAACAAACTCCAGCGATACCGCGCTCTAATGACTATCCTGACCGTGGTCAACATTATTTGCCTGCTATGCCGTCTACCGAATGGTACAGCCAATCAGTTTACGACTTTCCTGGGAAAATTCGTTGGATTAGGCCTGTTCTATGCCTACTCCCATGTGCTGGCCTTTATTCGAGTTTTGACCTCCGCCGTGGGCATTTTCCTGGAACAACAGGAAACGACAGCCAAACTATTACTATACTGCCGTACTTTTGGCAAGCTATTGCTGTATTCGGTAGGCTTAAGCCATCAGCAGGTGCAGCAGGCCACCTTTGCATCTTGTTTTATTGGGGTCTACCCATATGCCATGTTGGCCCTGAgtttccttcacaagatcaACGACGGCTTGAAGTTTACGCGATTTACCATCGCTCTCCTGCTGTGGAGTGCGTACGCAACGGGAATCGAACTGCTGGCTCCTCATATTGATGGAATCTCTTTTATA CTACTGGGCAGTGTTTTCACCCTGGTTTTGTTGATCACCAACCAGTCCAATCTGCTTAGTCAAACGAGTCACAACGAGTCCGCCTGCGAGAGTTTCCATCGCCTCTGTGCGGACGAATGTGACGAGGAAACGCTGAGCATGCTCAGTCAGCAGTTAAGCGGGTGCAGCAATACCAGCACTGGCAATATGTCGCTCGCCTCCGCCTCCGTTTGCCACTCACCCGCTCCTACAATCTCGCCGCGATCAATTCAGCCGCCCGCTTCTCTGTTGTCCCTGGATTCGTTGCACCTGTCGAAGCAACGGATGGAACAGCAGGCCTGGTCCTCGAACTATGGAGGAGCGTCTACAGTGGTTACGCCGCAAGTCCAACATCCGTTGATGTTCCAGCAGAAACCGATGAGGCCAATGGAGTCCCAATGGTATCGTCCCGGATATGGTAACATGGCCCAAAACCAGGCTTTTACCAGATCCACACACAATTTGTTGATGCCATCGCGTTTGCCGGTCATAAGCAGGAATGTCGGCGGCGCTGATGTAAGCGCCTGGGTGGCGGCCAATCAAAGTATCAACCAGGACCTAAGCACTGCCAGTCTTATGAGACACTATGCGGAGAAACAGCAGCAACTCTCACGCACCTCGTCCCAATCTTCCGGATTCGAGTCGCAGCCCCGACCAGAGACACAATGGGGAACAGCTGCGCCGACCATAAGGGACTACGGCTGGTCCGATAACCGGGGAAGTCTTCGCAACCTGGCTGCCCCGCCCCTAGCATCGCCCACGCCCACAGTGGCGCACAGTGAATTTCAGTACTCGAGGACAAATGTGCCGCAGCAACAGCCAACTATTCAGCCTGGGGACTTACTAAGAAAATGGATCGAGGGCAGCTCCAAAGCCACACAACCAATACACTGA
- the mei-W68 gene encoding meiotic recombination protein W68: protein MGEIVEHLEKITLELAANLVQGNATLMVPRNSSSIMTTGYRRVSYNNRGSRHSFCLLTYMLSRVHRLQVRGGSFTVRGLYYSDPQLIRSQSRIAEARLDVCRMLNTSPLSLGILAASKGLMAGDIRLLMTNGDILDGSSYGGAMTLPTDPEKIDRIETEADFVLIVEKESVFQSLLSRNVFYTMGQPFILITGKGYPDCCTRRVVHRLSEENQLPAYILVDADPFGIEIMLVYRHGSQAMSFSRQGLTTPSLRWIGLHPSEIPALGTGAVALVAGDNKKINDLLARGDLEPGVRQELRMLQDIQLKAEIESVIDFLTDDYIPNKINRNLFL from the exons ATGGGTGAAATTGTGGAGCATTTAGAAAAGATTACCCTTGAGCTTGCGGCAAACTTAGTCCAAGGCAATGCCACCTTGATGGTACCAAGGAACTCATCCTCGATCATGACCACGGGTTATCGACGGGTCAGCTATAATAACCGAGGAAGTCGTCATAGTTTCTGCCTGCTGACCTACATGCTTTCCCGGGTCCACCGATTGCAAGTGCGCGGCGGAAGCTTCACTGTCCGTGGACTTTACTACAGTGATCCGCAGCTGATCCGCTCGCAGTCCAGGATTGCCGAAGCCAGGCTGGATGTCTGTCGTATGCTGAACACATCACCCTTGTCCTTGGGCATACTGGCTGCCTCCAAGGGCCTGATGGCAG GCGATATACGGCTGCTGATGACCAATGGTGATATTCTGGATGGCAGCTCATATGGTGGAGCCATGACATTGCCCACGGATCCCGAGAAGATAGATCGTATTGAAACGGAGGCGGATTTCGTACTGATCGTTGAAAAGGAATCGGTGTTCCAGAGTCTTCTGTCCAGAAACGTATTTTACACCATGGGACAACCCTTCATCCTCATAACTGGCAAAGGATACCCGGATTGTTGCACCCGGCGGGTGGTACATCGACTCAGCGAGGAGAACCAACTGCCTGCCTACATTCTCGTGGACGCCGATCCCTTTGGCATCGAGATAATGCTCGTCTATCGCCATGGCTCGCAGGCAATGAGTTTCTCCAGGCAAGGACTCACCACACCTTCGCTGCGTTGGATTGGGCTACACCCCTCGGAGATTCCCGCCCTCGGCACTGGAGCGGTTGCCCTGGTTGCCGGCGACAACAAGAAAATCAATGACCTCCTCGCCCGCGGCGACTTGGAGCCGGGAGTGCGACAGGAACTGCGCATGCTGCAGGACATTCAGCTAAAGGCCGAAATCGAGAGTGTCATCGACTTCCTGACCGACGACTATATACCGAACAAAATCAATCGGAATTTGTTTTTGTAG
- the betaTub56D gene encoding tubulin beta-1 chain — MREIVHIQAGQCGNQIGAKFWEIISDEHGIDATGAYHGDSDLQLERINVYYNEASGGKYVPRAVLVDLEPGTMDSVRSGPFGQIFRPDNFVFGQSGAGNNWAKGHYTEGAELVDSVLDVVRKEAESCDCLQGFQLTHSLGGGTGSGMGTLLISKIREEYPDRIMNTYSVVPSPKVSDTVVEPYNATLSVHQLVENTDETYCIDNEALYDICFRTLKLTTPTYGDLNHLVSLTMSGVTTCLRFPGQLNADLRKLAVNMVPFPRLHFFMPGFAPLTSRGSQQYRALTVPELTQQMFDAKNMMAACDPRHGRYLTVAAIFRGRMSMKEVDEQMLNIQNKNSSYFVEWIPNNVKTAVCDIPPRGLKMSATFIGNSTAIQELFKRISEQFTAMFRRKAFLHWYTGEGMDEMEFTEAESNMNDLVSEYQQYQEATADEDAEFEEEQEAEVDEN, encoded by the exons atgaGGGAAATCGTTCACATCCAAGCTGGTCAGTGCGGCAACCAAATCGGCGCCAAG TTCTGGGAGATCATCTCCGATGAGCACGGCATCGATGCCACCGGCGCCTACCATGGTGACAGCGACCTGCAGCTGGAGCGCATCAATGTGTACTACAACGAGGCCTCCGGTGGCAAGTACGTGCCCCGCGCTGTCCTTGTCGATCTGGAGCCCGGCACCATGGACTCCGTGCGATCGGGACCTTTTGGCCAGATCTTCAGGCCCGACAACTTTGTGTTCGGCCAGTCGGGAGCCGGCAACAACTGGGCCAAGGGTCATTACACAGAGGGCGCTGAGCTGGTGGACTCAGTGCTCGATGTGGTCCGCAAGGAGGCCGAATCCTGCGACTGCCTGCAAGGCTTCCAACTCACACACTCCCTTGGCGGCGGCACTGGCTCCGGTATGGGAACCCTGCTGATTTCCAAGATCCGCGAGGAGTATCCCGACAGGATCATGAACACATACTCGGTGGTGCCGTCGCCCAAGGTGTCGGACACCGTTGTGGAGCCCTACAACGCTACGCTGTCGGTGCACCAGCTGGTGGAGAACACGGACGAGACCTACTGCATCGACAACGAGGCTCTCTACGACATCTGCTTCCGTACCCTCAAGCTGACGACACCCACATACGGTGACCTGAACCATCTTGTCTCCCTGACCATGTCCGGCGTGACCACCTGCCTGCGTTTCCCCGGCCAACTGAACGCTGATCTCCGCAAGCTGGCCGTCAACATGGTGCCCTTCCCACGTCTCCACTTCTTCATGCCCGGCTTCGCTCCCCTGACCTCCCGAGGCTCCCAGCAGTACCGCGCCCTCACCGTGCCCGAGCTGACCCAGCAGATGTTCGATGCCAAGAACATGATGGCCGCCTGCGACCCACGCCACGGACGCTACCTTACCGTCGCCGCCATCTTCCGTGGACGCATGTCCATGAAGGAGGTCGACGAGCAGATGCTGAACATCCAGAACAAGAACAGCTCGTACTTCGTCGAATGGATCCCCAACAACGTTAAGACCGCCGTGTGCGACATCCCACCCCGTGGCCTGAAGATGTCCGCCACCTTCATTGGCAACTCCACCGCCATCCAGGAGCTGTTCAAGCGCATCTCCGAGCAGTTCACCGCTATGTTCAGGCGCAAGGCTTTCTTGCATTGGTACACCGGCGAGGGCATGGACGAGATGGAGTTCACCGAGGCCGAGAGCAACATGAACGATCTGGTGTCCGAGTACCAGCAGTACCAGGAGGCCACCGCCGACGAGGACGCCGAgttcgaggaggagcaggaggctGAGGTCGACGAGAACTAA